A DNA window from Penaeus vannamei isolate JL-2024 chromosome 5, ASM4276789v1, whole genome shotgun sequence contains the following coding sequences:
- the LOC113816308 gene encoding chitin deacetylase 1 — MARSFLLWGALAAGIVVEGLVAPVPPEPLSREKRQLTQFDLPVTTEELCRNKDNEEFFRLPTVPDCRDVFRCDRSGTHGPIRLAAVRCPNALAFDVDNQVCDWKQNVKNCDRLERPRKVKPLLYTDEPICPPNQLACGDGTCIAKAFFCNGNRDCADGSDENACNVREDPNRAPKCDKEQCILPDCFCSADGTQIPGNLGLNQTPQMITITFSGAINEGNIDLYQDIFNEGNKNANGCQIKGTFFVSHRYTNYSAVQELHRKGHEIAVFSISNRAEASYWTDGNYDDWLTEMAGARLIIERFANITDNSIIGVRAPYLRVGGNTQFEMMTDQLFIYDASITAPLDRVPLWPYTLYFRMPHKCHGNAQNCPSRSHPVWEMVVNELDRREDLQHDEKLSGCHFVDSCTNIRDADQFEKLLNNNFNRHYNTNRAPLGLHFTAAWFKRNKEFKNVLLKFINEKRAQNDVYFVTLLQVIQWMQNPTEVTAIRDFADWKEKCDVKGQPYCSLPNSCPLRTHELRNEELNLYTCMECPRNYPWLLDPTGDGLDLV; from the exons TTGTGGAAGGGTTGGTGGCACCGGTGCCTCCGGAGCCGCTgtcgagagagaagagacagctgACACAGTTCGACCTTCCCGTGACCACCGAGGAACTCTGTAGGAATAAGGACAATGAGGAATTCTTCAGGCTGCCGACCGTGCCAGACTGCAGGGACGTCTTCAG aTGCGACCGCAGCGGCACCCACGGCCCCATCCGCCTCGCCGCTGTGCGTTGTCCGAATGCGTTGGCTTTTGACGTCGACAATCAAGTGTGTGACTGGAAGCAGAACGTCAAGAATTGTGACAGACTGGAGC GCCCCCGGAAGGTGAAGCCCCTCCTGTACACGGACGAGCCGATCTGCCCGCCCAACCAGCTGGCCTGCGGCGACGGCACCTGCATCGCTAAGGCGTTCTTCTGCAACGGCAACCGAGACTGTGCCGACGGCTCCGACGAGAATGCTTGCA ACGTCCGCGAGGACCCCAACCGCGCCCCGAAATGCGACAAGGAGCAGTGCATCCTCCCCGACTGCTTCTGCTCCGCCGACGGCACGCAGATCCCCGGCAACCTGGGCCTCAACCAGACGCCCCAGATGATCACCATCACCTTCTCCGGCGCCATCAATGAGGGCAACATCGACCTGTATCAAGACATCTTCAACGAGGGCAACAAGAACGCCAACGGCTGCCAGATCAAGGGCACCTTCTTCGTGTCCCACAGGTACACCAACTACTCGGCCGTCCAGGAGCTCCACCGCAAGGGCCACGAGATCGCCGTCTTCTCCATCAGCAACCGCGCCGAGGCCTCCTACTGGACGGACGGCAACTACGACGACTGGCTCACCGAGATGGCCGGCGCGCGACTCATCATCGAGCGGTTCGCCAACATCACGGACAACTCTATCATCGGCGTCCGCGCCCCGTACCTGCGCGTCGGCGGCAACACGCAGTTCGAGATGATGACCGATCAGCTGTTCATCTACGACGCCTCCATCACCGCCCCCCTGGACCGCGTCCCCCTCTGGCCCTACACCCTGTACTTCCGCATGCCCCACAAGTGCCACGGCAATGCCCAGAACTGCCCCTCCAGATCCCACCCCGTCTGGGAGATGGTCGTCAACGAGCTGGACCGTCGCGAGGACCTCCAGCACGACGAGAAGCTCTCCGGCTGCCACTTCGTCGACTCGTGCACCAACATCCGCGACGCCGACCAGTTCGAGAAGCTGctcaacaacaacttcaacaggCACTACAACACGAACCGCGCCCCGCTCGGCCTCCACTTCACCGCCGCCTGGTTCAAGAGGAACAAGGAGTTCAAGAACGTCCTCCTCAAGTTCATCAACGAGAAGCGGGCGCAGAACGACGTCTACTTCGTCACGCTCCTCCAGGTGATCCAGTGGATGCAGAACCCCACGGAGGTCACCGCCATCAGGGACTTCGCCGACTGGAAGGAGAAGTGCGACGTGAAGGGGCAGCCCTACTGCTCGCTGCCCAACTCGTGCCCCCTGAGGACCCACGAGCTGCGCAACGAGGAGCTCAACCTCTACACCTGCATGGAGTGCCCGCGCAACTACCCGTGGCTCCTCGACCCCACTGGCGACGGCCTTGACCTCGTGTGA